TGTTTTCTCAAGCCTTCTCAAGGACGTGGCCCTTATCAAGGGTGTAAAAAGGCTCAGGTACGCCACGTCCCATCCGAGGGACCTCACCCCGGACGTAGTGGAAGTCATGGCTAAGTATGATAATATCTGCCCAGCCATCAACCTTCCGATACAGTCGGGGAGTGACCGGATCCTGAAGGCCATGAACAGGGGCTACACCGTCGAAGGCTATGCCTCGATACTGGAAATGATCAGGACATCTCTCCCCGCCGCGGCCGTTACCAGCGATCTGATTGTCGGTTTTCCGGGGGAGACCCTCAAGGATTTCCAGGAGTCGCTCGAGGTCGTTGGGCGTTTCCGGTTCGACCTCATCCATACTGCAGCCTTCTCACCCCGGGAAGGGACGCCGGCGGCCCGCATGGACGGCCAGGTTGGAGCGGCGGAGAAGCGACGAAGGCTGAGAGAGATCAACGAAATTCAGGCCGAAATATCCAAGGAAATCAACCGGGACCACGTGGGAAAATCCTTCACCGTCTTGGTTGATGGTTCGGCGCCAAAGGGGGAAGGCCTTTTGCAAGGCAGAACTCCTTCAGACAAGGTGGTCATCTTCCCTGGAGAGCCCACTCTGATGGGTTCTTTCGTCACGGTGAGGATCACCGGGGCAGGGAACTGGCACCTGGTCGGAGAGCAGGTGCGGGATCGGCAGGAAAACCTTCGGGGGCGGTGAGAGAGCATGGAGGTCTCACATACCAGGCGAGGATTGCTCTTCCTGGCAGGCGGGGTTGCGTGCCTGGTATTGGCGGGGTTTCTCGTTTCACTATTCACGGGTAAATGGGATAAAAACCCCTCGGGCCAGGTGGCGGGACCGGCCCCCGTCTCAACGATGGGGGCGGTCCAGCCCTCGGGGGATACTCCCGGGCAGACCTTCTCCGGGGAAAAGATCCTGGAAGACCAATGGGTAATTTATATCACGGGGGCCGTCATGAGGCCTGGTGTCTACAGGCTCCCCGGTGGGACCAGGGTTTACCACGCGGTCGATCAGGCGGGGGGGCTCAGCGCGGAAGCCGATCCGGAAGCCTTCAACATGGCCCTGATCCTTTCTGACGGTATGCACGTTCATGTGCCCCGCGAGGGCGATGCTCCGGGCCAGCCCCCTGGATACCAGGGTGGCGGCTTCCCGGGGTCCGACTTTGGCCCCATCGATATAAACAAGGCCGGCGCGGCGGCCCTCGAGTCTCTTCCCGGCATCGGCCCCAAACTCGCCGGTGAGATCATCAGGCATAGAGAGGAGCGGGGAAGATTTTCCAGCGTGGAGGATCTCCTTTCAGTGAAGGGAATAGGGGAAAAGAAGCTTTCGGCGATCAGGGATCTGGTAACGGTATCCCCCTAGGGCCCTTGGCCAGGGCTCCGGCCTTCGTGGCCCTGGCGGCCAACTGTCTTCTGCTCTTCCTTGACGCAAAGGGGATCCCCCTTGCCGTTTCACTCGTTGCGGCCCTTTTAGCCGGGATGTTCATTGTCCTGGCAGGTTCCGTCGAAAGGATACCGCCGGACGGCATGGCGGTCTTCCTTTTGGTGGCCCTTTTCACCCTTGCCGGCTCGGTCATTCTCATCCCACGCGTTCACCGGGGAGAATTTGACCCCTTTCAGGTTTCTTCCACGGGAACGGTGCTTTATGAAAGACCATGGGGAAGGGGAAGGGTAGTACTCGTCGATACTCCCGGAGGAAAATACGTGGTGCACCTGCCACCCTCCTCGCTTTTCAGGGAGGGAGATCGTGTTAAGATCGATGGAGTGGCCGCGCCGTTGGAAAAGGCGGAAAAAGAAGGAGATTTCGACGAAGCCCGGTTCTGGAAGTCCAGGGGAGCCGTCGGCAAGATAAGACGCCCCGGCATCCAATTGACCGGTGAGGGTGGGGCGGGGATCCTCGGACTTAGAAGGAACTTGAAAGATAGGATACTCATGAACTTGCCCCCGCTGATGAGGGGCCATCTCCTCGCAGCTCTCCTCGGCGGCAGGGATCCCGATTTGGCGGAGAGGCACTCCACGTGGGGCACATCCCATATCCTGGCGGTCTCGGGTCTTCATACGGGGATGGTGACCCTGGTGATCTTCCTTCTCATTCCCCCGGGTCCCTTTAGGATTCCTGTGGCATCGCTGGTTATGTGGATTTATATCCTTTGCGCGGGAGCCTCGGCCAGCGCCCTGCGAGCCGGGTTGATGATCCAGTCCGGTTTCGTTGGAAAATGGCTGGGAAGGCCTTCCTCGACCCTGAACGCCGTTTCCGTGGCGGGGTTGTTCCTCCTTTTCTGGCGTCCCTGGTTCTTCTGGGACCTGGGATGGAGGTTGTCGATGACGGCGGCGCTGGTCCTTTCATGTCTTTTCAGCGGAGGGGGAAAAGGGAGCCGGGTGGCAGCACCGATCGTACTTTGGTTGGCTACGGCGGGGATGGTCACTGGAGTATTCGGTTTCGTGCCGGTCGCGGGCATGGCCATCAATTTCCTGGCCGTGCCGGTTTTCACCCTTCTTCTGCCTCTGGCTTTTTTCCTCGCCCTTCCTTCCCTGGCGGGGATACCGGGAGGCTGGCTCCTGGCCCAAGCGGGGGAAGGTCTTTTTTCCGCCTGGGGCGGATTTGCGGATCTGGCAGCTTCCTTGATGCCCTGGGAGGCTCCTTATTCGGGGGTACTAGCTCTTTCAGGGATGGCCCTGACGGCCTACATGGTCTTGGCCGGCTTGGGTTTTCGCAGAGTCCGGGCGGCCCTTTTCGCTGTCTCTATCGCCCTATTCCTGGCTTTGCTATAGAAAGGGGCCAGGGTAGGAGGCACTTCTCCTGGAGGTGAGGTCATGCTCCTGGTCGTCGATATCGGGAACACGAACACGGTCATCGGAATCTGCGACGGAAAGGAACTGGTCCAGCGCTGGAGGCTCGTCTCCGCGAGGCACACTTCCGATGAACTGGGGATATGCCTTTTCAACCTGTTGACCCTTGCCGGGATCAGGCCTGCTGATATTACCGGGGCCGCCCTTTGCAGCGTGGTCCCCCCCCTCGACGCTCCCTGGGAGGAGTGCGTCCGGCGCTTCCTATCGGTGGAATGCCTCAAAGTCACAAATCTTTCCGATATCGGCATTCCCGTTTTATACGATCATATCTCGGAAGTGGGCGCCGACCGGCTTGTCAATGCCGTTGCAGGCATAGACCTTTTCGGGTGCCCCCTTCTCATCGTCGACTTCGGCACGGCTATCACCATCGATGCCCTATCGTCCCGCGGGGAATACCTTGGAGGTTCCATCGCGCCGGGACTGATGGTCAGCATGGAGGCCCTGTTCGGCAAGGCGGCGAAGTTGCCCAAGGTTTCCTTTGACTTGCCCGAAAGCGTGATAGGGAGGAACACGAGGGATTCCATGCAGTCCGGCTTCCTTTACGGTTTCGCCGGGATGGTGGATTCCCTGGTAGAAAGGATCAGGAAAGAACTGGGCGAAGAAGTCAAAGTTATCGCCACCGGCGGCCAGGCCGAAGTCATAGCGCCGATATCGAGCGCCATAAGCGCCGTGGAACCCTGGCTTACCCTCAAGGGTCTCAGGCTGATCTACGAGAGGGTAAGAGGAGTGATCTGAGATACCTTTCGATGCCGGTTCCTTCCCAGCGCGAGTGGGTGGGGTCGATGTGGAAAACCCCATCTGGTTGGCACCTCTCGCTGGTGTGACCTTCCCATCGACAAGGC
This DNA window, taken from Thermovirga sp., encodes the following:
- the miaB gene encoding tRNA (N6-isopentenyl adenosine(37)-C2)-methylthiotransferase MiaB, which gives rise to MYRFSINVFGCQMNVYDADRIRTSLAFKGWKETPEEEAEVILFVTCSIRDKAEQKVWSDLGRLASSRKDLVIAVVGCMAQRVGPLLLKRFPPVRFVCGPRSLGRLPAALEEVMATGKDIAIIDEDPTALDDLSEIPLARSNPWKAFITIAHGCDNFCTYCIVPHVRGRFVSRDPDDIFREVESLASDGVREITLIGQNVNTYGRDFDNGYVFSSLLKDVALIKGVKRLRYATSHPRDLTPDVVEVMAKYDNICPAINLPIQSGSDRILKAMNRGYTVEGYASILEMIRTSLPAAAVTSDLIVGFPGETLKDFQESLEVVGRFRFDLIHTAAFSPREGTPAARMDGQVGAAEKRRRLREINEIQAEISKEINRDHVGKSFTVLVDGSAPKGEGLLQGRTPSDKVVIFPGEPTLMGSFVTVRITGAGNWHLVGEQVRDRQENLRGR
- a CDS encoding competence protein ComEA, whose translation is MEVSHTRRGLLFLAGGVACLVLAGFLVSLFTGKWDKNPSGQVAGPAPVSTMGAVQPSGDTPGQTFSGEKILEDQWVIYITGAVMRPGVYRLPGGTRVYHAVDQAGGLSAEADPEAFNMALILSDGMHVHVPREGDAPGQPPGYQGGGFPGSDFGPIDINKAGAAALESLPGIGPKLAGEIIRHREERGRFSSVEDLLSVKGIGEKKLSAIRDLVTVSP
- a CDS encoding ComEC/Rec2 family competence protein, translated to MARAPAFVALAANCLLLFLDAKGIPLAVSLVAALLAGMFIVLAGSVERIPPDGMAVFLLVALFTLAGSVILIPRVHRGEFDPFQVSSTGTVLYERPWGRGRVVLVDTPGGKYVVHLPPSSLFREGDRVKIDGVAAPLEKAEKEGDFDEARFWKSRGAVGKIRRPGIQLTGEGGAGILGLRRNLKDRILMNLPPLMRGHLLAALLGGRDPDLAERHSTWGTSHILAVSGLHTGMVTLVIFLLIPPGPFRIPVASLVMWIYILCAGASASALRAGLMIQSGFVGKWLGRPSSTLNAVSVAGLFLLFWRPWFFWDLGWRLSMTAALVLSCLFSGGGKGSRVAAPIVLWLATAGMVTGVFGFVPVAGMAINFLAVPVFTLLLPLAFFLALPSLAGIPGGWLLAQAGEGLFSAWGGFADLAASLMPWEAPYSGVLALSGMALTAYMVLAGLGFRRVRAALFAVSIALFLALL
- a CDS encoding type III pantothenate kinase gives rise to the protein MLLVVDIGNTNTVIGICDGKELVQRWRLVSARHTSDELGICLFNLLTLAGIRPADITGAALCSVVPPLDAPWEECVRRFLSVECLKVTNLSDIGIPVLYDHISEVGADRLVNAVAGIDLFGCPLLIVDFGTAITIDALSSRGEYLGGSIAPGLMVSMEALFGKAAKLPKVSFDLPESVIGRNTRDSMQSGFLYGFAGMVDSLVERIRKELGEEVKVIATGGQAEVIAPISSAISAVEPWLTLKGLRLIYERVRGVI